Genomic segment of Parageobacillus genomosp. 1:
AGTCATATATTGATATTTTATTTCATAATTATATAATAAAATTAAGAAATAAAATTTCATAACCAAACAAGAAGGTGACGAGATTGCTAGAACATCTTACAACTGAACAGTGCAATGCGAAAACGAAAAACTTGGATGAAATGACAACGAAGGAAATTTTGCAAGTGATGAACGAAGAAGATCAGACTGTCGCTTTGGCGGTCTCCAAACAATTAGACCAAATTGAGAAACTGGTGCAAAAAGTCATCGCATCGTTTCAACGAGGAGGCAGGCTGATTTATATCGGTGCGGGGACGAGCGGCCGCCTTGGCATTTTGGATGCAGTAGAATGTCCGCCGACGTTTGGGACCGATCCAGACATGGTGCAAGGAATTATCGCTGGTGGATTGAAAGCGCTCACAAACGCCGTCGAAGGGGCGGAAGATGATGAGGAGTTGGCGGTCCGCGATTTACAAAAGGTTTCGTTGGCGGACAACGACGTTGTTGTCGGCATTGCCGCGAGTGGCCGCACGCCTTATGTGATCAGCGCGCTTCGCTACGCGAAACAAATCGGCGCGACAACGGGAAGCATCGCCTGCAATAAAGGAGCGGAAATCAGCAAATACGCCGACGTCAGCATTGAAGTGGAAACAGGACCGGAAGTGTTGACCGGCTCGACTCGCCTAAAAGCGGGAACAGCGCAAAAAATGGTGCTTAACATGATTTCGACCGCTTCGATGATCGGAATTGGAAAAGTGTATAAAAACTTGATGGTCGATGTCCAGGCAACGAATGGGAAGCTGAAAGAGCGAGCGAAGCGGATTATTATGGAAGCGACAGGCGTGGGTGCGAACGAAGCGGTGCGATATTATGAGGCGGCGCATGGAGAAGTGAAAGCAGCGATTGTGATGATTTTGCTGCAATGCAGCTATGAGGAAGCAAAAGAGCGCCTGCAAAAAGCAAACGGTTTTGTGCGCAAAGCACTTCAATAACAAACAAAGGGGAGAGGAAAAATGAAACGGGAACAACAGATGGCCATGGCAATATTAGAGCGGCTTGGAGGAAAGGAAAATATCACGCGCATAGCCCATTGTATGACAAGGGTGCGCGTATCATTGCGCGATTCTCGTAAAGCGGATATTGC
This window contains:
- the murQ gene encoding N-acetylmuramic acid 6-phosphate etherase, yielding MLEHLTTEQCNAKTKNLDEMTTKEILQVMNEEDQTVALAVSKQLDQIEKLVQKVIASFQRGGRLIYIGAGTSGRLGILDAVECPPTFGTDPDMVQGIIAGGLKALTNAVEGAEDDEELAVRDLQKVSLADNDVVVGIAASGRTPYVISALRYAKQIGATTGSIACNKGAEISKYADVSIEVETGPEVLTGSTRLKAGTAQKMVLNMISTASMIGIGKVYKNLMVDVQATNGKLKERAKRIIMEATGVGANEAVRYYEAAHGEVKAAIVMILLQCSYEEAKERLQKANGFVRKALQ